A single window of Rhizobium indicum DNA harbors:
- the ettA gene encoding energy-dependent translational throttle protein EttA, giving the protein MARQFIYHMSGLNKAYGNKKILENIHLSFYPDAKIGILGPNGAGKSTVLRIIAGQDKEYTGEAWLAEGATVGYLEQEPHLDPNKTVFENVMEGVASKTAVLDRYNELMMNYSDETAEEGAKLQDVIDSQNLWDLESQVEMAMEALRCPPRDAEVTSLSGGERRRVALCRLLLSQPDLLLLDEPTNHLDAETIAWLEKHLRDYPGAVMMITHDRYFLDNVTGWILELDRGRGIPYEGNYSAYLQAKAKRMLQESREDASRQKAISREQEWIASSPKARQAKSKARIKSYEQLVDAAEKQRPGDAQIIIPVSERLGQVVIEMDGITKGFEGRTLINDLSIKLPPGGIVGIIGPNGAGKTTLFRMITGQETPDGGSIRIGETVHLGYVDQSRDTLAADKTVWEEISGGAEIIKLGKFDMNSRAYCGAFNFKGGDQQQKVGNLSGGQRNRVHLAKMLKAGGNVLLLDEPTNDLDTETLGALENALENFAGCAIIISHDRMFLDRLATHILAFEGDGHVEWFEGNFEDYEQDKVRRLGPDALNPGSQAHKRLTR; this is encoded by the coding sequence ATGGCACGTCAGTTCATCTATCATATGTCCGGCCTCAACAAGGCCTATGGCAACAAGAAGATCCTGGAGAATATCCACCTTTCGTTCTACCCGGATGCCAAGATCGGTATCCTTGGTCCGAACGGCGCGGGTAAATCCACCGTGCTGCGCATCATCGCAGGTCAGGACAAGGAGTATACCGGCGAAGCCTGGCTCGCCGAAGGTGCGACGGTCGGCTATCTGGAGCAGGAGCCGCATCTCGATCCCAACAAGACGGTGTTCGAGAATGTCATGGAAGGCGTCGCCTCGAAGACGGCTGTCCTCGATCGCTATAATGAATTGATGATGAACTATTCCGACGAGACGGCGGAAGAGGGCGCCAAGCTTCAGGACGTCATCGATAGCCAGAACCTCTGGGATCTGGAAAGCCAGGTCGAGATGGCGATGGAAGCGCTGCGCTGCCCGCCGCGCGACGCCGAAGTCACCAGCCTTTCCGGTGGTGAGCGTCGCCGTGTTGCGCTCTGCCGCCTGCTGCTTTCGCAGCCGGATCTGCTGCTGCTCGACGAACCGACCAACCACCTAGACGCCGAAACCATCGCCTGGCTCGAAAAACATCTGCGCGACTATCCGGGCGCCGTGATGATGATTACCCACGATCGCTACTTCCTTGACAACGTCACCGGATGGATTCTCGAACTCGACCGCGGCCGTGGCATCCCCTACGAAGGCAACTACTCGGCCTACCTGCAGGCGAAAGCCAAGCGCATGCTGCAGGAAAGCCGCGAAGACGCATCGCGCCAGAAGGCGATCAGCCGCGAACAGGAATGGATCGCTTCCAGCCCGAAGGCTCGTCAGGCCAAATCCAAGGCGCGTATCAAGTCCTATGAGCAGTTGGTGGATGCCGCCGAGAAGCAGCGTCCCGGCGACGCGCAGATCATCATCCCGGTCAGCGAGCGCCTCGGCCAGGTGGTCATCGAGATGGACGGCATCACCAAGGGCTTCGAGGGCCGTACGCTGATCAACGACCTGTCGATCAAGCTGCCGCCAGGCGGCATCGTCGGCATCATCGGCCCGAACGGCGCCGGTAAGACGACGCTATTCAGGATGATCACCGGCCAGGAAACGCCGGATGGCGGTTCGATCCGCATCGGCGAGACCGTGCATCTCGGTTATGTCGACCAGAGCCGTGACACCCTTGCGGCCGACAAGACGGTCTGGGAGGAAATCTCCGGCGGCGCCGAAATCATCAAGCTTGGCAAGTTCGACATGAACTCCCGTGCCTATTGCGGCGCCTTCAACTTCAAGGGCGGCGATCAGCAGCAGAAGGTCGGCAATCTCTCTGGTGGTCAGCGCAACCGTGTTCACCTTGCCAAGATGCTGAAGGCCGGCGGCAACGTTCTGCTGCTCGACGAACCGACCAACGACCTCGATACGGAAACGCTGGGTGCCTTGGAAAACGCGCTGGAGAACTTTGCCGGCTGCGCCATCATCATCAGCCATGATCGCATGTTCCTCGACCGTTTGGCGACGCATATCCTCGCTTTCGAAGGCGACGGCCATGTCGAATGGTTTGAAGGCAACTTCGAGGATTATGAACAGGACAAGGTTCGCCGTCTCGGCCCCGACGCCCTTAACCCGGGCAGCCAGGCTCACAAGCGTCTGACACGCTGA
- a CDS encoding ribonuclease T2 family protein, whose amino-acid sequence MSSMQLRTLSFAVSMVIAGAAVAQEAGGRTRFILAASWQPAFCQTNQKKAECASQTGERPDATNFSLHGLWPMRQDYCGVSAEQKAADKDGDWNKLPEVTLAAETKTALAKAMPGTQSGLERHEWVKHGTCTKMSADDYFGVGVHLVGALNASAVRDLFAANIGKPVKADAIKAAFDKSFGPGAGDRVKMSCRRAGNVRMISELTIGLSEAAGAASAKSAGLADLIQGAGKTSFGCDEGVVDAAGF is encoded by the coding sequence ATGAGCAGCATGCAGTTGCGTACCTTGTCGTTCGCTGTGTCGATGGTTATTGCCGGCGCCGCCGTGGCGCAGGAGGCTGGCGGGCGCACCCGCTTCATTCTGGCGGCGAGCTGGCAGCCGGCCTTTTGCCAGACGAACCAGAAGAAGGCCGAGTGTGCGAGCCAGACCGGCGAGCGTCCCGATGCGACGAACTTTTCCTTGCACGGACTTTGGCCAATGCGGCAGGATTATTGCGGCGTAAGCGCCGAGCAGAAGGCCGCCGACAAGGATGGCGACTGGAACAAGCTGCCGGAGGTCACGCTTGCGGCGGAGACGAAGACGGCGCTCGCAAAGGCGATGCCCGGCACGCAATCCGGCCTGGAACGGCATGAATGGGTGAAGCATGGCACCTGCACGAAGATGAGCGCCGACGACTATTTCGGTGTCGGTGTGCATCTCGTGGGCGCACTCAACGCGTCGGCGGTGCGCGATCTTTTCGCTGCCAATATCGGCAAGCCGGTCAAGGCCGACGCGATCAAGGCGGCTTTCGACAAGAGCTTCGGCCCGGGTGCCGGCGACCGCGTCAAGATGAGCTGCCGGCGGGCCGGCAATGTCAGGATGATCAGCGAGCTGACGATCGGGCTTTCGGAAGCCGCCGGGGCGGCATCGGCGAAAAGTGCCGGGCTTGCCGATCTGATCCAGGGTGCTGGAAAAACATCGTTCGGCTGTGACGAGGGCGTCGTCGATGCTGCGGGCTTTTGA
- a CDS encoding alpha/beta fold hydrolase, which yields MFSETHRLAVPGASLAYHHAEAITPARGILLISHGLAEHSKRYRSFAEAMAARGYHVYAHDHRGHGETTAPDAPIGRFARRGGVERVIGDVIAMRSHAASRHPRLPVILFGHSMGGLIALNAAVTAPVDFNAVAVWNSNFAVGLAGRAAQAMLLAERMLKGSDVPSGLLPKLTFGTWGKSIPGRRTEFDWLSRRPDEVDKYVADPLCGFDASVSLWLDLFELTFRAPQKIHLDRLPRDMPIHLVGGEEDPATERGKAVLWLSNHLKGQGFSRISTEIYQDMRHETLNEIGADAAIAAFADWCDRAVARS from the coding sequence ATGTTTTCTGAAACGCATAGGCTCGCCGTGCCAGGGGCGTCGCTGGCCTATCACCATGCCGAGGCCATCACCCCGGCACGCGGCATCCTGTTGATATCGCATGGCTTGGCCGAACATTCGAAACGATACCGCTCCTTTGCCGAGGCGATGGCGGCGCGCGGATATCATGTCTATGCCCATGATCATCGCGGCCACGGCGAGACGACGGCGCCCGACGCGCCGATCGGCCGCTTTGCCCGGCGCGGTGGGGTCGAAAGGGTGATCGGCGACGTCATCGCCATGCGCAGCCATGCGGCCTCCCGCCATCCCCGCCTGCCGGTGATCCTTTTCGGCCATTCGATGGGCGGCCTCATCGCCCTCAATGCTGCCGTCACGGCTCCGGTCGACTTCAATGCCGTGGCCGTCTGGAATTCGAATTTCGCCGTCGGCCTCGCCGGCCGCGCCGCCCAGGCGATGCTGCTTGCCGAGCGCATGCTGAAGGGCTCCGACGTGCCGAGCGGCTTGCTGCCGAAGCTCACCTTCGGCACCTGGGGCAAATCCATTCCCGGCCGCCGCACCGAGTTCGACTGGCTGTCGCGCAGACCTGATGAAGTCGACAAGTATGTCGCCGATCCGCTCTGCGGCTTTGACGCCTCAGTCTCTCTCTGGCTCGATCTCTTCGAGCTGACCTTCCGCGCGCCGCAGAAAATCCACCTCGACCGGCTGCCGCGGGACATGCCGATCCATCTCGTCGGCGGCGAAGAAGACCCGGCGACGGAGCGTGGAAAAGCCGTGCTCTGGCTGTCAAATCATTTGAAAGGCCAAGGCTTCTCCCGTATCAGCACTGAGATATATCAGGACATGCGGCACGAAACACTGAATGAGATCGGCGCGGATGCGGCGATCGCGGCCTTTGCGGACTGGTGCGACAGGGCCGTCGCAAGATCCTGA